The Saxibacter everestensis genome has a window encoding:
- the kduD gene encoding 2-dehydro-3-deoxy-D-gluconate 5-dehydrogenase KduD — protein MSFSPAAFSLTGKTAVVTGARRGIGQEVAAALASAGADLILLARDTDLEATLSRIEALGRSARIVTADLESPEAAQRVATELAETVEVDILVNNAGMILRDDAVDYDYASWQRVLDVNLNSAWLLSQQIGAAMVARGSGKIVNIASLLSFQGGIRVPAYAASKHGIVGVTKALANEWAAANVQVNAIAPGYIATDNTEELQSDAARSAEIIGRIPAGRWGAAADIAGAAVFLSSPAADYINGHVLAVDGGWLAR, from the coding sequence GTGAGCTTCTCGCCCGCGGCGTTCTCGCTGACTGGGAAGACCGCCGTGGTCACCGGCGCGCGCCGTGGCATCGGCCAGGAGGTCGCAGCCGCTCTGGCTTCCGCCGGTGCGGATCTGATTTTGCTGGCCCGTGACACGGACCTCGAGGCAACGCTGTCTCGGATCGAGGCGCTGGGAAGGTCGGCGCGAATCGTCACAGCCGATCTGGAAAGCCCGGAAGCAGCGCAACGGGTCGCGACCGAGCTTGCCGAAACGGTCGAGGTCGACATCCTGGTGAACAATGCGGGGATGATCCTGCGCGATGACGCCGTCGATTACGACTACGCCTCGTGGCAGCGTGTGCTTGACGTCAACCTGAACTCGGCGTGGCTGCTCAGCCAGCAGATCGGCGCAGCGATGGTGGCGCGCGGCTCGGGCAAGATCGTCAACATCGCCTCGCTGCTCTCCTTTCAGGGAGGCATCAGGGTTCCTGCGTATGCGGCATCCAAGCACGGGATAGTCGGCGTCACCAAGGCGCTGGCGAACGAGTGGGCGGCGGCTAATGTCCAGGTCAACGCGATTGCGCCGGGCTACATCGCTACCGACAACACCGAGGAGCTGCAGTCAGACGCCGCGCGCTCTGCGGAGATCATCGGCCGGATTCCGGCCGGGCGGTGGGGCGCGGCTGCCGACATCGCCGGAGCTGCTGTCTTCCTCTCCAGTCCTGCCGCGGACTATATCAACGGTCACGTTCTCGCGGTCGATGGCGGCTGGCTGGCGCGTTAG
- a CDS encoding FAD-dependent monooxygenase, translating to MKREAAVIGAGVGGLTAANFLVRAGWEVSIFERAASLPTTGTALGMWPSAMAALDLIGVGEAVRAHGCRVTGGSILRPDGSLIARIGDRQGSVLISRPALLAGLAAALPSGAIRFGSEVNGIQSVRQFDLVVAADGLNSKIRDELFGPRYAPQFLGAVAYRGSVPGSVSTVSETWGSARLFGITPRGDGLTNWFGCVRTPRLADAGAPDPLRSLEWHFGRWHSDVVDVLARIESKSVLQHALYQTPALPTYVRGNVALIGDAVHAMAPNLGRGACESILDGAALARSLGETAGSVRDIESGLRRYDKARRRTTRRFVQASRLMGRMAMTSRWQPGRDRILSQIPG from the coding sequence ATGAAGCGTGAGGCAGCGGTAATCGGAGCAGGTGTTGGCGGGTTGACCGCGGCAAACTTTCTGGTTCGTGCAGGCTGGGAGGTCTCGATCTTCGAACGCGCGGCATCGCTGCCGACGACAGGAACGGCGCTTGGCATGTGGCCCTCGGCGATGGCCGCGCTCGACCTGATCGGCGTCGGCGAAGCCGTCCGGGCGCATGGTTGCCGGGTGACCGGCGGGTCGATCCTGCGTCCGGATGGATCATTGATCGCCCGGATCGGCGATCGGCAGGGGAGCGTGCTGATCTCACGTCCGGCCTTGCTGGCCGGGTTAGCGGCTGCTTTACCCTCCGGTGCGATCCGGTTCGGCAGCGAGGTGAACGGAATCCAGTCAGTGCGGCAGTTCGATCTCGTCGTCGCGGCGGATGGGCTGAACAGCAAGATCCGCGACGAACTGTTCGGTCCGCGGTATGCGCCTCAGTTCCTTGGCGCCGTCGCTTATCGCGGTTCCGTGCCGGGCAGCGTGTCGACGGTCAGTGAAACCTGGGGATCGGCGAGGCTCTTCGGCATTACGCCTCGCGGCGACGGACTGACGAACTGGTTCGGCTGTGTCCGCACGCCACGTCTGGCCGACGCCGGCGCTCCGGATCCGCTCCGCAGCCTGGAATGGCATTTCGGGCGCTGGCACAGCGACGTAGTCGACGTGCTTGCCCGGATCGAATCCAAATCGGTTCTGCAGCACGCCCTGTATCAGACTCCTGCCCTGCCGACCTACGTCCGCGGTAACGTGGCGCTGATTGGTGATGCCGTGCACGCGATGGCGCCAAATCTGGGACGTGGCGCGTGTGAGTCGATCCTCGACGGCGCCGCGCTGGCCCGCTCGCTCGGTGAAACAGCCGGATCGGTCCGTGACATCGAATCCGGCCTCCGTCGATACGACAAGGCTCGTCGGCGGACGACGCGCCGATTCGTGCAGGCCTCGCGTCTTATGGGCAGGATGGCGATGACGTCGCGCTGGCAGCCAGGTCGCGATCGGATCCTGAGCCAGATTCCTGGCTAA
- a CDS encoding AAA family ATPase, with translation MDTIFVNGTVGAGKSTLADALSAAERSLHAVIDLDQIRRLHPATRSDPFSHELELQNLRSLVGNFRRAGARRIVLAGVIENPAEVARYTAALETTGMFICRLVAPSAVLASRLRHRHRDDPDGLQWHLARAGQLAQILEAASLDDLVLDSSRLSVIELARVVRLAAGWASQTEMAAGPPPCLSIPHRTSGGRSDRPGL, from the coding sequence GTGGACACCATCTTCGTGAACGGAACCGTCGGGGCAGGGAAATCAACGCTAGCGGACGCGCTAAGTGCAGCCGAGCGATCGCTGCATGCGGTCATCGACCTGGACCAGATCCGGAGATTGCACCCCGCGACGCGCTCGGATCCGTTCTCTCACGAACTCGAACTGCAGAATCTCCGGAGCCTGGTTGGCAATTTCAGACGGGCCGGTGCTCGGCGAATCGTTCTGGCCGGTGTGATCGAGAATCCCGCGGAGGTCGCTCGCTATACCGCAGCTCTGGAGACGACGGGAATGTTCATTTGCCGCTTGGTGGCTCCGTCGGCAGTTTTGGCTTCGCGTCTCCGGCATCGACATCGCGATGATCCGGATGGGCTGCAATGGCACCTTGCGCGGGCCGGACAGCTCGCTCAGATCCTCGAGGCGGCTTCGCTCGACGACCTCGTGCTCGACTCGTCACGGCTATCTGTCATCGAACTCGCCCGCGTGGTGAGGCTGGCAGCGGGATGGGCCAGCCAGACAGAGATGGCAGCCGGTCCGCCGCCCTGTTTGTCAATCCCTCACCGGACGTCAGGAGGCCGATCTGATAGACCGGGACTATGA
- the kduI gene encoding 5-dehydro-4-deoxy-D-glucuronate isomerase translates to MELRYATNPDQVPAFDTSELRRRYLVENLFTDDEVTAVYTHHDRVVLAGIRPVATTVVLETSPEIRSDYFFEHREAGIVNVGGPGTIAVDGASYRLDHGSCLYIGRGSREVTFASSDVGGALGPARFYLFSAPAHTEYPTTLVSAGEGTVRELGDPKTSNRRTLNQYIHENGVRSCQVVMGVTSLHEGSMWNTMPAHTHDRRTECYLYFDLPEDARVIHLLGTPTETRHLVVANEQATIAPSWSVHSGFGSASYSFVWAMAGENQSFDDMDGFAIGDML, encoded by the coding sequence ATGGAACTTCGGTACGCCACCAACCCCGATCAGGTCCCGGCATTCGATACCAGCGAACTTCGCCGGCGATATCTGGTGGAGAACCTGTTCACGGACGACGAGGTGACTGCTGTCTACACGCACCACGATCGAGTCGTGCTCGCAGGTATCCGACCGGTGGCCACAACCGTCGTGCTTGAGACGTCCCCGGAGATTCGTAGCGACTACTTCTTCGAGCACCGGGAAGCCGGCATCGTCAACGTGGGTGGCCCGGGAACCATTGCGGTCGACGGCGCCAGCTACCGGCTCGACCACGGTTCGTGTCTGTACATCGGCCGCGGCAGCCGCGAGGTGACGTTCGCCAGCAGCGACGTCGGTGGGGCGCTCGGCCCGGCGAGGTTCTACCTGTTCTCCGCTCCGGCGCACACCGAGTACCCGACGACGCTGGTTTCTGCCGGAGAAGGAACCGTGCGTGAACTCGGCGACCCGAAGACATCGAACCGGCGCACGCTGAATCAGTACATTCACGAGAACGGTGTGCGCAGCTGCCAGGTGGTGATGGGGGTTACCTCGCTGCACGAGGGCAGCATGTGGAACACGATGCCGGCGCACACCCATGACCGCCGCACCGAGTGTTACCTGTACTTCGACCTTCCTGAGGATGCACGGGTCATTCACCTGCTAGGCACCCCGACCGAGACCAGGCACCTCGTGGTCGCCAATGAACAGGCGACGATTGCGCCCAGCTGGTCGGTGCATTCCGGCTTCGGCTCGGCGAGCTACTCCTTCGTCTGGGCAATGGCGGGGGAGAATCAGTCCTTTGACGACATGGATGGATTCGCGATCGGAGACATGCTGTGA
- a CDS encoding TetR/AcrR family transcriptional regulator, with protein MAAKRELVLDAAIEVLGVAGIRALTHRAADKAAELPEGTTSNYFRSKEGLLRGIVERLETLDRADWEALRSAPLPTSRQDAARALAEYVQLSLGPHRSRTAARYALFLAASSSAELREPLAAGRSAFVDLGTRMLTQLGVRDPTTASRILTDQVDGAILHQLAMPTRDYDPRPAIERIVLAL; from the coding sequence ATGGCAGCTAAACGGGAACTAGTGCTCGATGCGGCAATCGAAGTCCTCGGCGTAGCTGGCATCCGTGCACTGACTCACCGAGCCGCCGACAAGGCCGCAGAACTCCCGGAAGGGACGACCTCGAACTATTTTCGATCGAAGGAAGGCCTGCTGCGTGGCATCGTCGAACGACTCGAAACGCTCGACCGCGCGGACTGGGAAGCTCTCAGGTCCGCCCCGCTGCCAACCTCACGTCAGGATGCGGCCAGGGCGCTCGCCGAGTACGTCCAACTATCGCTAGGGCCGCATCGCAGTCGAACGGCCGCACGGTACGCGCTTTTTCTCGCGGCATCGTCCTCCGCTGAGCTTCGCGAGCCACTGGCCGCAGGGCGTTCGGCGTTCGTGGACCTTGGTACCCGGATGCTGACCCAGCTTGGCGTCAGGGATCCGACGACGGCCAGCCGCATTCTCACCGACCAGGTCGATGGCGCTATCCTTCACCAGCTCGCAATGCCGACTCGGGATTACGACCCCCGCCCGGCCATCGAACGGATAGTCCTCGCGCTCTGA
- a CDS encoding IclR family transcriptional regulator gives MTNSATTASDKTLLVLEAVLTNRRFTDVVEATGLAKATVHRIATTLVQHGFLVVTEAGEYIPGPKALALAGMALERIDISALADPFLAELVTATRCTVHIGALNGDEVIYVAKKDSDKPYRMPSRIGKGLWMHSSGIGKAILADFSAAQLNNFVERAGLPKRTPKTIDTKAALIKEIDMVRRRGFAIDDEENEPGIRCVAAGVRDHTGLMTYGLSISTLTLEHSPEQVEAMAPQAIEAAGAISRALGYTGKL, from the coding sequence ATGACGAATAGCGCCACGACCGCCAGCGACAAGACCCTGCTCGTGCTCGAGGCGGTTCTGACGAATCGGCGGTTCACCGACGTCGTCGAGGCGACCGGCCTGGCGAAGGCTACGGTGCATCGGATCGCGACGACACTGGTCCAGCATGGATTTCTGGTGGTGACCGAGGCCGGCGAGTACATTCCCGGTCCGAAGGCACTAGCGCTTGCAGGAATGGCGCTGGAACGGATAGACATCTCGGCGCTGGCCGATCCGTTCTTGGCTGAGCTGGTCACTGCGACTCGCTGCACCGTCCATATCGGGGCACTGAATGGCGACGAGGTGATCTACGTGGCGAAGAAGGATTCTGACAAGCCATATCGAATGCCATCCCGGATAGGTAAGGGGCTGTGGATGCACAGCTCGGGGATCGGCAAGGCGATTCTCGCTGATTTTTCCGCGGCACAGCTCAACAACTTCGTGGAACGCGCCGGCCTGCCGAAACGCACCCCGAAGACGATCGACACGAAAGCCGCCTTGATCAAAGAAATCGATATGGTCCGCCGCCGAGGTTTCGCAATCGACGACGAGGAGAACGAGCCGGGCATCCGGTGCGTTGCCGCTGGCGTAAGGGACCACACCGGACTGATGACCTACGGGCTGAGCATCTCGACTCTGACCCTGGAGCACAGCCCGGAGCAGGTCGAGGCGATGGCGCCGCAGGCAATTGAGGCAGCGGGCGCCATCTCGCGTGCGCTGGGATACACCGGCAAACTTTGA
- a CDS encoding cupredoxin domain-containing protein, whose product MAALTALALLAGLAGCGQGVSDEAQGDDPAKSAVTIEVAQMSYSPSTVTVQVGESVTWKFDDGNVRHDVVSADGSFKSKIADGGSYTYTFDKPGTYAYSCSLHPAMTGTVVVEG is encoded by the coding sequence ATGGCTGCGCTGACTGCCCTTGCCTTGCTGGCGGGACTGGCCGGTTGCGGCCAGGGCGTGAGCGACGAGGCGCAGGGTGACGACCCGGCGAAATCTGCGGTCACCATCGAGGTAGCGCAGATGTCGTATAGCCCGTCCACTGTCACCGTGCAGGTCGGGGAGTCGGTCACCTGGAAGTTCGACGACGGCAACGTTCGGCACGACGTGGTCAGTGCCGACGGGTCGTTCAAGAGCAAGATCGCCGACGGCGGCTCCTATACCTACACCTTCGACAAGCCGGGCACGTACGCCTACTCGTGCAGTCTGCATCCCGCAATGACCGGAACCGTCGTCGTCGAGGGCTAG